The Streptomyces durmitorensis genome contains the following window.
GCATCGTTGCGAACGCGCCGCCGATGATGTGGTTGGCGCCGAGCGGCGCGAGGGGGACGACGCCAGGCTTGGGCGGCGGGGGCGGCGGCGTCCAGCCCCAGCCCGGCGGCACGCCGTACGGACCTGGTGGCCCGCCGTACGGTCCCGGCGGATAAGGCCCCGGATAAGGCCCCGGATAAGGCCCCGGATAAGGCCCCGGATACGGCGCCTGTGGTCCCCACCCCGATGTGTCTGACATCGCTCTTGCGCTCCGTGGTGTCGTGCGGTTCTCGCCGCGTGTCCTCTGTGGCCCCCCACAGTGATCGCGTCACCTTAGCCGGTCCGTTCGCCCGCGTTATGTACGCTCGTACGCAACGCTGTGTACACTCGTACGCATGGGATACGGACTGCTGGCCGCGGCCATCGCGGCGGAGGTGGCCGGGACGACGGCCATGAAGTACAGCGAAGGGTTCAGCAAGCTCTGGCCCTCGCTGATCACCGTCGTCGGATACGTGATCGCCTTCACGCTGCTCGCGCAGACCCTGAAGACGCTGTCCGTCGGCACTGCCTACGCGATCTGGGCGGGGATCGGGACGGCCGCGGTCGCCGCCATCGGGATGCTCTTCATGGGCGAGTCCGCCAGCCTCGTCAAGATCTCGGGGATCGCCCTCGTGATCGCGGGCGTCGTCGTGCTCAATCTCGGCGGGGCGCATTGATGGCCCGGCGTTACGATCCCGAGCGGCGGCAGCGGATCATCGACGCCGCGATCCGGGTGGTGGGGGAGAAGGGCATCGGCGGGCTCAGCCACCGCTCGGCCGCCGCCGAGGCCGATGTGCCGCTCGGCTCCACCACCTACCACTTCAAGACACTCGACGAGCTGATGGTGGCCGCGCTGCGGCAGGCCAACGAGGGGTTCGCCAAGGCGGTCACCGCGAGCGGCGCGTTCGAGGACACGCGGGTCGGCATCGCCGGTGAGCTCGCCTCGCTGCTGGGTGAGTGGCTCGCGGGGGACCGGACGGAGCTGGAGCTGGAGTACGAGCTCTATCTGGCCGCCCTGCGCAAGCCCGCCCTGAAGCCCGTCGCCGCCGAGTGCGGCGAGGGGCTCGCCGAGGTGCTGCGGCGGCGCACCGACCCCGTCACCGCGCAGGCGCTGGTCGCGCTCGTGGACGGGATCTGTCTGCAGGTGCTGCTCACGGGGGTGCCGTACGACGAGGCGTACGCGCGGGAGGTGTTCAACCGGCTCGTCCCGGCGGGCGATTGACCGCCGCGGACGGCGGGCCGCCGCCGGTGAGCCGGTGCGCGGGCGTCCCCGTCGTCGGTGCGGTCCGCTCCACGTCGCGGCCGGGTCACTGAGACCGGTTCGCCCGCGCGGCGCGCCGCCGTCCCCGGCGGGCGATTGACCGCCGCGGACGGCGGGCCGCCGTCGGTGAGCCGGTGCGCGGGCGTCCCCGTCGTCGGTGCGGTCCGCTCCACGTCGCGGCCGGGTCACTGAGACCGGTTCGCCCGCGCGGCGCGCCGCCGTCCCCGGCGGGCCATTGACCGCCGCGGACGGCGGGACGCGTCCGGCGATCCGGGACGCAGCTGTCCCCGTCCGGGGCACGGTCCTCCCCACGTCGCGGCCCGGTCACTGAGACCGGTTCGCCCGCGCGGCGCGCCGCCGGTTAGGTTTTCCCCATGACCGACACGAACGCTTCCCGCACCACCGGCGCCGTCGCCGCAGGCCTCGCCACCGTCACCGCCGACGGCACCGTCCTCGACACCTGGTTCCCCGCGCCCGAGCTCGTCGCCGAAGCGGGCCCCGCAGGCTCCGAGCGGCTCACCGCCGAGCGCGCCGTGCAGCTCCTCGGTGAGGGCGCGGCCAAGGCGATCGGCCAGGACGCCCGCCGTGGCGTGGAGATCGTCGCCGTACGTACGGTCATCGCGTCCCTCGACGACAAGCCGCTCGACGCGCACGACGTGTACCTGCGTCTGCACCTGCTCAGCCACCGCCTGGTGAAGCCGCACGGCCTGAACCTGGACGGCCAGTTCGGCTTCCTGCCCAACGTCGCCTGGACCTCGCTCGGCCCGGTGGCCGTCGACGACGTCGAGAAGGTGCGCCTCAACGCTCGCGCCGAGGGCCTGCACCTCGCCGTGACGTCCATCGACAAGTTCCCGCGCATGACGGACTACGTCACGCCCAAGGGCGTCCGCATCGCCGACGCCGACCGCGTGCGGCTCGGCGCGCACCTCGCCGAGGGCACGACCGTCATGCACGAGGGCTTCGTGAACTTCAACGCGGGCACGCTCGGCACCTCCATGGTCGAGGGCCGCATCTCCGCCGGTGTCGTCGTCGGCGACGGCTCCGACATCGGTGGCGGCGCCTCCACGATGGGCACCCTCTCCGGCGGCGGCAACGTCCGCATCGTCATCGGCGAGCGCTGCCTGATCGGCGCCGAGGCGGGCGTCGGCATCGCGCTCGGCGACGAGTGCGTCGTCGAGGCCGGGCTCTACGTCACCGCCGGGACCCGGGTGACCATGCCCGACGGGCAGATCGTCAAGGCCCGCGAGCTCTCCGGCGCCTCGAACATCCTCTTCCGCCGCAACTCGGTCACCGGCGCCGTCGAGGCCCGCCCGAACAACGCGGTGTGGGGCGGCCTGAACGACGTGCTGCACAGCCACAACTGAGCACCTCCGCTTGTCGAGAGCGCCCTCCGGTCAGCCGGAGGGCGCTCTTTCGCGTGGTGCGGACGGGCCCGGTGACTCCCCTGGGGCCGCCGTGCCTGCGTAGGCTGCCCTGTCATGCGCGCGTATGTCGCGCCGGAGACAAGGAGAGCGACATGCAGCGAGCGGGTGTCCGGGCCCTGGCCCTCAGTGGAACGGTGGCGCTCGCGCTGGTGGCCGGGTGCGGTCAGAGCGCGGGCGTCGGCAGCGGGGCGGCGCAGGGGGCGAGCCGGATCTCGACCGGCGACCACGGCCATCCCCTGGAGAAGAGCGACATCCCGTGGAGCGGGAGCCCGAGCCCGTTCAACGCCCAGGTCAAGCTCACCGACGGGCGCCGCGTGGCGATGCACTACATGAAGGGCAAGGGGCTCCTCGTGCAGGACTACAGCCCCAAGACCAAGGGCTGGTCCAAGTCGGCACTCGTCCACAAGACGAAGACCGACGCCTGCCAGGGGATCACGCTCAAGGCCAAGGACGGCACCGTCGCGGCCTTCGGGGACTTCGGTGTGTACTGCGCCGACGGCGAGCCGCCGACCGAGTCGGTCGCCGCGGTCGCCACGGGCCCGCTGACGAAGTGGGCCACGCACCTCACGAAGGACTTCGACGGCTGGGAGAAGATCGCCGTCGCGGCCGGGGGCAAGAAGGTCACGTTCAGCGGGGGCGGCGACACGCTCCTGTGGACCAAGGCCGGGGGCTTCCCCGCCGCGGGCTGACATTCCGTACGTCAGGGAGCGGCCACCCCTCGGGGGTGGCCGCTCCCTCCGCGTTCCGTTCCGGGACGCAGGCATAGCCGGGGGCGCCCGGGACCGTCTTCATGGGTGAGGGGGGCACCAGGCCCGCCAGGGAGCGAAGGTGACGATGGATGCCCAGGCACAGGAGAGCTTCCGGGAGTTCGTGGCGACCCGTACGCCGGCGCTGCTGAAGACCGCTGTGCTGCTCAGCGGCGGCGACCGGCACGCGGCCGAGGACCTGCTGCAGAACGCGCTGGTCAAGGCCGCGGGACGCTGGCACAGGATCGACGACCCGGAGGCGTACGTCCGGCAGATCCTCTACCGGCAGCAGGTCAGCCGCTGGCGCCTGAAGTGGCCGCGGCGCGAACTGGCCGTCGCCGAACCGCCGGAGAGCCCGAAGAGCGCCGTGCGGGACGGCGCGGGCGCCGCCGAGCTGCGGATCGTGATGCGGGCGGCGCTCGCCCGGCTCACCACGCGGCAGCGCACCGTCCTGGTCCTGCGCTACTTCGAGGACCTGCCGGAGGCCGACGTGGCCCGGCTCCTCGGCTGCTCCGTCGGCACCGTGCGCAGCACCACGCACCGCTCGCTCGCCAAGCTGCGGGGCCTGGCCCCCGAACTGGCGGCGCTCGACGGGCCGGACCCCGGCACCGGCCGGCAGCCGTCCCGTGACCACTCGCCCGTGTCGCCCGTGTCGTCCGTGGAGGTACAGCCGTGAACGTGGAAGAACTGGTGCGCGCCTCGCTCCGGGAGCAGGCGGACGACGGCATGCGGCCCCCCGCCGGGTTCGCCGACCGGGTGCTGACCGTGCGGCGCCGCCGCAGGACGCGGGCCATCGCCGGCCTCGCGGTGGCCACCGCGGCCGTGGTCGCCGCCGCGGTGGGCGTACCCGCGCTCGACGGGGGCGGCGAGGACGTACGCCCGGCGAGCGACAAGCAGCCCGGCGATGTCATCGCCCACCCCGACCAGTCGCCGCCGCGAGATCTGATCGCGGCGGGGAACACCGCGCTCGCGGCCTTCTACACCGTCAAGAACACCAAGCAGCCCGGCGGCGACGAGCTCATGACCCGCACGTACGGGCTCCTGGACCAGAAGACCGGAAAGTACGAGAAGGCCCCCGAGAAGTGGGCCTGGATCGATGTCGCGCCGGGCATGCGGACCGCCGCCGTCCTGGAGGGCGAACTCCCCGCCCGGCGCATCGGCATCCTCGACCTGATCACCGGGAAGGTGGCGCGCTGGATCCCGGTCGACCACCAGGTGGCGGGGGTGAGTTGGTCACCCGACGGCAGCAAGCTGGTCGCCACCGCGTACAGCAAGAACCCCGACCGGCTCATCGACCTGCCCGGCGACCACCCCGACAACGAACCCCAGCGGCACGGCAGCCGGACCGGGTTCTACGTGATCGACTCCTCGTCGGGCCAGGTGGGCACGTTCCGTGAACTGCCGCAGAAGACCGACAGCGAGTTCGGCTTCTTCGAGGGCAACTCGCGCGAGGACCTGGAGTGGAGCCGCGACGGCAAGCTGCTCTACGTACAGCTGGCGATGGGGGCCGACGGCGAGAACCGCGCCTGGTACACGCTGAAGGGCGACAAGACCAAGGAGCCCGCCGCCGAGCGGTACGCGGGTTGGCCCGAGGCTGGCCTGTCGCCCGACGGCAAGCTGCTCGCGAGCGACGGCAACGACAAGGGCTCACCGGTCCTCGACCCGAGGACCGGCAAGGAGATCACCAAGGTGCCCGGACAGCAGCTGCTCGCCTGGGCCGACAACAAGCGGATCATCGCGTGGGGCTGCGACCCGAAGAAGTGCGGCGGCAAGGGCGAGTTCCGCAATCAGCTCCTGCTGGTGACGGTCGGCAGCAAGAAGGTCGTGCCGCTGAGCGACTTCCGCAAGGCGTCTGACACCTACCCGGGCCGCTGGTCACCCCTGTTCGCCACCCGCTGACACCAGGTCCGCCTGCCGCAGCGCTTCGTACGCACTCAGCAGCCCGTCGGTCGCCTCGCGGCCAGCGGGCCGCAGCGGTGCGCGGACCGGGCCGCCGGGCAGACCGAGCGAGCCGAGCAGTGCCTTGGAGGTGACCGTGCCCGGAAGGCCAGAGCCCATCATCAACTCGATGAGTTCCATGGACTGTTGCTGACGGCGCCGGGCTCCGTCCGTGTCGCCCGCGTCGAACGCGTCGAGGATCGCCCGGAGTTGGCGGGGCACCGCATTGGCCACCGTGCTGATGTAGCCGACTCCGCCCACCGCGTACAGCGCCAAGATGAACTCGTCGCAGCCCGTGTAGTACGCTAAGTCCGTCCGGGACATGACCTTCTGGCTGCCCATCAGGTCGTACGCGCAGTCCTTCACGGCGACGATCCGCGGATGCTCCGCGAGGCGCAGCATCGTCTCCGG
Protein-coding sequences here:
- a CDS encoding DMT family transporter, which gives rise to MGYGLLAAAIAAEVAGTTAMKYSEGFSKLWPSLITVVGYVIAFTLLAQTLKTLSVGTAYAIWAGIGTAAVAAIGMLFMGESASLVKISGIALVIAGVVVLNLGGAH
- the dapA gene encoding 4-hydroxy-tetrahydrodipicolinate synthase, producing the protein MAPPSSALPLFGRALCAMVTPFTDDGLLDLDGAQLLAERLVADGCDGLVLSGTTGESPTTSDSEKAALVRAVAEAVGDRATVVAGVGSFATRHTVEMALQAEKAGADGLLVVTPYYSKPPQDAVEAHFLEVADASGLPLALYDIPGRTGTRIEPETMLRLAEHPRIVAVKDCAYDLMGSQKVMSRTDLAYYTGCDEFILALYAVGGVGYISTVANAVPRQLRAILDAFDAGDTDGARRRQQQSMELIELMMGSGLPGTVTSKALLGSLGLPGGPVRAPLRPAGREATDGLLSAYEALRQADLVSAGGEQG
- the dapD gene encoding 2,3,4,5-tetrahydropyridine-2,6-dicarboxylate N-succinyltransferase — its product is MTDTNASRTTGAVAAGLATVTADGTVLDTWFPAPELVAEAGPAGSERLTAERAVQLLGEGAAKAIGQDARRGVEIVAVRTVIASLDDKPLDAHDVYLRLHLLSHRLVKPHGLNLDGQFGFLPNVAWTSLGPVAVDDVEKVRLNARAEGLHLAVTSIDKFPRMTDYVTPKGVRIADADRVRLGAHLAEGTTVMHEGFVNFNAGTLGTSMVEGRISAGVVVGDGSDIGGGASTMGTLSGGGNVRIVIGERCLIGAEAGVGIALGDECVVEAGLYVTAGTRVTMPDGQIVKARELSGASNILFRRNSVTGAVEARPNNAVWGGLNDVLHSHN
- a CDS encoding SigE family RNA polymerase sigma factor, which translates into the protein MDAQAQESFREFVATRTPALLKTAVLLSGGDRHAAEDLLQNALVKAAGRWHRIDDPEAYVRQILYRQQVSRWRLKWPRRELAVAEPPESPKSAVRDGAGAAELRIVMRAALARLTTRQRTVLVLRYFEDLPEADVARLLGCSVGTVRSTTHRSLAKLRGLAPELAALDGPDPGTGRQPSRDHSPVSPVSSVEVQP
- a CDS encoding WD40 repeat domain-containing protein gives rise to the protein MNVEELVRASLREQADDGMRPPAGFADRVLTVRRRRRTRAIAGLAVATAAVVAAAVGVPALDGGGEDVRPASDKQPGDVIAHPDQSPPRDLIAAGNTALAAFYTVKNTKQPGGDELMTRTYGLLDQKTGKYEKAPEKWAWIDVAPGMRTAAVLEGELPARRIGILDLITGKVARWIPVDHQVAGVSWSPDGSKLVATAYSKNPDRLIDLPGDHPDNEPQRHGSRTGFYVIDSSSGQVGTFRELPQKTDSEFGFFEGNSREDLEWSRDGKLLYVQLAMGADGENRAWYTLKGDKTKEPAAERYAGWPEAGLSPDGKLLASDGNDKGSPVLDPRTGKEITKVPGQQLLAWADNKRIIAWGCDPKKCGGKGEFRNQLLLVTVGSKKVVPLSDFRKASDTYPGRWSPLFATR
- a CDS encoding TetR/AcrR family transcriptional regulator, with translation MARRYDPERRQRIIDAAIRVVGEKGIGGLSHRSAAAEADVPLGSTTYHFKTLDELMVAALRQANEGFAKAVTASGAFEDTRVGIAGELASLLGEWLAGDRTELELEYELYLAALRKPALKPVAAECGEGLAEVLRRRTDPVTAQALVALVDGICLQVLLTGVPYDEAYAREVFNRLVPAGD